Proteins encoded by one window of Vigna radiata var. radiata cultivar VC1973A chromosome 5, Vradiata_ver6, whole genome shotgun sequence:
- the LOC106760218 gene encoding uncharacterized protein LOC106760218 codes for MAATSVSSIQIPIHRYGSFLNCPNKKFISKPSYIPLKRASSSVVRIAASMKNKVYEDRSEGIVCYQDERGEIICEGYDEGPCFQRIPDLTNNHPREREAQITNLLLRQSWLQIVKGEKNSNDGAVEEGRVRKDFNCNGFNSLC; via the exons ATGGCTGCTACCTCTGTTTCCTCAATTCAAATCCCAATTCACAGATATGGATCATTTCTCAACTGCCCAAACAAAAAATTCATCTCCAAACCAAGCTATATCCCACTCAAAAGGGCATCATCATCGGTAGTGAGGATCGCAGCATCCATGAAGAACAAG GTTTACGAAGATCGTTCTGAGGGCATAGTGTGTTACCAAGATGAGCGAGGGGAAATCATTTGCGAAGGGTATGATGAAGGGCCCTGTTTTCAAAGAATTCCAGACCTCACCAACAATCATCCAAG AGAGAGAGAGGCTCAAATCACCAATCTTCTTCTTCGACAAAGTTGGCTTCAGATAGTGAAAGGAGAGAAGAACTCCAACGATGGTGCTGTTGAAGAAGGACGTGTCAGAAAGGACTTTAACTGTAATGGTTTTAACTCACTGTGCTAA